The genomic stretch CAGTCAAGACATTCACACGGCTAGCAGGATGAGCAAGTTGGCCTGTGGCAGCAGAGCGGAGGGGCTGAGCTCATGTGTAGCAGGTAGGGAGGGGCTGTCCTGTTAGCTGCAGTGTTGGAGTCAGGACTGAATCTGATCCTGGCTGCCTGTAGACTGACTGTAGCAGGGACGTGGCGTTGAAGGTTGAAGGTTGAGTTGGGCAACAGGGTTCTGGATGAGCTGTAGCGGTTGGCTGGCATAGGCTGGCAGTTTTAGGGAGGGAGTAAGTAGGGAGTTGCAGTCGCAGCTGTTCAAAGCAGAAGCTAGCTATCTAGATATCTTCTCAGCTAGCTCTCTGCTAGTGCTCAGCTGAAGCTTCATACTgttacttctctctctctctctctcaggggttTCTCTTGGGGGACTTGTGTGCATTAGACACTGGCAAAGCTGCCCACAGAAGGGTTCTGGATTTATGGTGAGTTAAGAAGCTGGGGGTGTGAATCTCATGTTGGATTcagtgtgactatgtgtgtggaATGATGGGAGATGGTAATGAAGGTATACTGCTGATTCACGGTTTGGGTTTAGGGTTGgtgtcagggtcagggtttgggttagggttggtgtcagggtcagggtcagggtcagggtctggGTTTGGGTTTAGGGTTGGTGTCAGGGTCAAGGTCAGGGTTTGGGTTCGGGTTGGtatcagggtcagggtcagggttagggttggtgtcagggttagggtttggtacccacccacacacacgtctgccacctgattggctggcttAGCTGCTCTTTGTTAATATTGGCTCACACTACCGGGTCCAGTGGAGGTATTTATGGAAtcccaaaaataacatttaaattacaaTGTTATTATGACAATGCTGTTGTGTTGAGGATTTGACTAGGGAACCCTGTGGATAATAAGTCCCTGGATATAGCAGCAGGCTAATGGAGGAAACCACACTGGCATTAGCATATAGCAGCAGGCTAATGGAGAAAACCACACTGGCGTTAGCATATAGCAGCAGACTAACGGAGGAAACCACACTGGCATTAGCATATAGCAGCAGGCTAATGTATGAAACCACACTGGCATTAGCATAGAGCAGCAGGCTAATGGAGGAAACCTCACTGGCATTAGCATATAGCAGCAGGCTAATGGAGGAATGGTGTAAGAGCCATatgcattttagtcattttggtcacttttgctctgtttgtttgtttctttgttctcccaaaaaaaaaaaaaagggccctcgtccttatctttgttgtacaggtagcaattgaaattgtacttccctctagggtctttcagcgaacttatccctggttatgggtatgcactttgttgtacatcactctggataagagcgtctgccaaatgccaataatgtaatgtaatgtagtcatcCATGCCACCAAGGGGTGCATGTCAATGAGCAGGCTGACTACATGTGGGGTCTTGGAGTATTATGTTTGAGTGCACGTCTTCAACAAAGTACGCCTGTTAGCAGCCAGTAGCGGCAGGTAAAGGACTTTGCCACTACACTTAAGTCAAAAACTCGCTATTAGGACAAAACTCCTTCGTGTGGAGCACCGGAGACGGAGCCAGTTGCTTCATTGGGGAATCAACGGCGTTTGTGGTGGACAAAGGCGACCTGACGGAGAACATCTGACAGCGCCGATCTTCAACCTGCTTGACTGGAGCTGCACCGGAGCGAGCTATTGGAGCCACCGGGACACCAAGCATCAGACATCGGACGTCAGACCTTCTAAGCCGGGGTACGAGCAACGTTGGGGTatgagcagcactgacacatgaATGGCCATTCATTGTAAATTGTGTGCACACGTGACAAACCCAATGCATTCTTAGCGACCGTCTTAAAACAAACTTTGCGCGTTAAGACGTGTTGTTTTGTGGCTGGAAATGAACTATTTGTGGACTTAAATAAGCCACTGActtcacataaatatgtccgAAAATGCGGCGCTTGGCGAACGCACCGCCGAGTCCGACCGGCGTGATGAACCTTCAGTAAAACAGACTGAACCTGGTGTGGTGCAGAGGTATTACAAACGGACCTTGTGAAAAGACATGAGGTTAAATTAACATCCAAAGCGTTAACGGAAAAAATAGACAATTTACAAAAGGAAaggctaaattaaataaattacctAAACTGAAACAAGCTATTGCTGAACTGATACGTGATAAAGAGCATGTAAATTAGGTTAAATGTGCCTTTGAAAAATACATGGTTTTGTGTGATGAAGCAAACCGGGTGCATGTAACTCTTTTGGGGTATTTGCCTACAGCTGAGGCAACCAAACAGGAAATATGGTACCAAGCTAAAATGTTGAATGTCAATGATTTTATTGCTGTTGTGTCTAAATGGCTGACTGCTGCTCATTCTGGTGACATTAACGTGGAGGAAAAGGAGGATCATGTTAAGGGTGATGACAATGATGAAAAGGAGGTTCAGGTTGAAACTGCTGTTAATGGTGGTAATGGTGAAGAGGAGGTTCATGTTGAACCTCATGACAGTATTTCAAATTTTGAGTCGAGGGTCTCCAGTAAACGGTCAAGCAGAAAATCCACCACCTCTTCTGCATGCATTAAAGCTGCTTTAAGGGAGAAACACGCTTTGGAGGAGCAAGAGCATCTTCTAAGGAGGCGAAAGGAGCAGCTTGAGCTGGACACTGAATTAGCAGCTACTACTGCTAGGCTAGCAGTACTCcaagcatgtggcagcagtgttgcATCTAAACAAACGGATGGAATGGAGTCTTACATCAGGAAAGGAGCTAAACCTAAAAGCAAGGCTACATTTCTCAATCCGCATGCCACAGAATATGAGTCCTCACAGCAGCATTTCTCTCTTCATTCAAGACAAGGCAATGCTCAGTCAATGGTGGGAAGACCAATTACATCTGATCATGGTGCAGCTCACTATATTAAGCAGGGTGATCTTAAAGTGGCCTTATCTTAAAGATATTAGGATTCCTCGTATAAATGCTGATGTTGACCTATTAATCGGCACCAATGCCTCCAAGCTAATGGAGCCTTGGGAGGTCATTAATAGCCGTGGTGATGGACCATACGCTGTCAGAACCCTACTGGGATGGGTAATTAATGGTCCATTACAAGGAAACCGAGACAGTGGGTGTGGCTACCCTAAAGTTAATGTTAACAGGACTACTGTCGACAGGATTGAGGAGCTATTGGTCAAGCAATACAACTATGACTTCAATGAGAGAACCTCTACAGATCAAGAGGAGATGTCAAGAGAGGAAATTAAGTTTGTTGAAATCATGAAAAGCTCGGCCCAGCTTCAGGAAGGACACTACAAGTTTAAACTGCCTTTCAAGAAAGGAAAACCAATTCTACCACCAGGACTTTTTGACAAGAGAGATCTTTATGCGAGGAGAAGATGGAAACAAGTCTAGTACATCTCCAATCTCTTTTGGAAAAGATGGATTCATGAGTATCTACCATTATTGCAAAAACGGCAGAAATGGACAAAGAAAAAGAGGAGTTTCATTTCTGGAGACATTGTTATGGTTGTGGATTATACAGCACCACGTGGAGCATGGGTGCTTGGGAGAATAGTGAAGACTTTTCCCGATAAGAAAGGTCTTGTACGTTCAGTTCGTCTTCAAACCAAGACAAATATGATTGAAAGACCTGTGACTAAAATATGTCTGTTATGTGAAGCTACAGATTGTATTTAATGGCTCCTTTAAATTTTGTTTGAGAATTGCTTTGTCTTCTGCCATGCGCAATTAGGGGCTGGTGTGTAAGAGCCATATGCATTTTAGTCATCCATGCCACCAGGGGGTGCATGTCAATGACCAGGCTGACTACAGGTCATGTGGGGTCATGCAAGTTTATATAGGTAATTGTCAGGCAATGCCCAGCTGTTGCTAATAGAGGGAAGCAAACAGTTTTTGACTGTACTCATTTGTGCTCAATTACGCCAGAATAAATCTGTGGctgtttattatgttttattggtTGCCTGTTACTATTGGAGTAACGGATGAAATGGACGAATATGGACATGGTGAGAATAAACGCCAATTAACATCAAGTGATTGGAGTATTATGTTTGAGTGCACGTCTTCAACAAAGTACGCCTGTTAGCAGCCAGTAGCGGCAGGTAAAGGACTTTGCCACTACAAATGGGTCTCCTCAACAGCAggactgtgatgtcaccaggTCGCCGCAGTGCACTGGCAGGATGTGATGTCGCTGTGATGTCACCAGGTCCCCGCTGTGCGCTGGCAGGATGTGATGttgctgtgatgtcaccaggTCCCTGCGGTTCGCTGGCaggatgtgatgtcactgtgatgtCGCTGTGATGTCACCAGGTCCCCGCGGTGCGCTGGCAGGATGTGGGCGGCCTGCAGCAGGTGAAGAAGGAGATCCTGGACACCATCCAGCTCCCTTTGGAGCGCCCGGAGCTGCTCTCCCTGGGGCTGCGGCGTTCCGGCCTGCTGCTCTATGGACCGCCGGGAACCGGGAAGACCCTCCTTGCCAAGGCTGTGGCCACAGAGTGCGCCATGACCTTCCTCAGGtaccctgacctctgacctctaacCTCAAACTCTTCATCAGCTGCACTGAAACAGTGCATTGGCCCTGTTTTGGGGTGGGTCTGGCACCTCTGTCCATTTTGTTCTTGCTGATCGATTTGATGCGATTTCTTGTTTATTAATTGATTTGATCGAGATGTAAATTGttgttcatgtatttattgatttgtttgaaatgtaatcattgtgtttttcagtgttaaaGGTCCAGAACTCATCAACATGTATGTTGGCCAAAGTGAGCAGAATGTCAGAGAAGGTGAGTGTGTATACATTAACACGTGTCTTTACACTCAGTGTAATTATGCTTTAGTTCTCAGTGTAATTGTGTTTTATTCTCATGTAATTGTGTTTCATTCTCAGTGTAATTCTGTGttttaatccatccatccatccatccattttcacccgcttatccggagtcaggtcgcggtggcaggaggctaagctgggtattccaggcatccttctccccagcaacgcattccagctcctcctgggggatcccgaggcgttcccaggcggTTCCTCTCCAGCGGTTTCTGGGTCtgcctcggggtctccgcccagttggacgagcccgggaggcctcctgatcagatgcccgagccacctcaattggctcctttcgacgcgaaggagcagcggctctactccgagctccctccggatgtccgagctcctcaccctatctctgaGGCTGTGcccagtgctgtgcgtggaggtgagcccacaTCTAGTTGGttccgctccgcctcccgcactagctctggttccttccccaccagagaggtgacgttccacgtccccagaaccagtctgcgacgccgaggatcagcacgcccggatccccgcctttgcctactgcccgttgggcaaagcacccgactccgatgccgacccctgcaggtggtgagcccacagagCGGCggccccacgtgaccagttcgggctgtgcccggccgggccccatgggataaggcccggccaccagacgctcgccgacgagctcccctcccgggtctggctccagcagggggccccggtttcccttttccaggcgaggtaactgggttctcgtgtggccgtatcatggagcctttgaatcgctcttagtctggcccctcccccgggaccaatttgccttgggagaccctactgggggctaacagtgcccccgacaacatagctcccaggatcaccgggacacacaaacccctccaccacgttaaggtggcgattccttggagaggcctaaccctaacccctaaaccctaaccctaacccctaaccataaccctaatcGCTAACCCTAACCTCCCCTAACCCACCCGAACCCTAACCCCTatcccctaaccctaaccgtaacccctaacccctatcctctaaccctaacccctaacccctaaccatAACCGTAACCCTAATCGCTAACCCAAACCTCCcctaaccaccccccccccgaaccgtaaccctaaaccctaaccctaaaccctaacccctaaccttaaaccctaacccctaaccgaaactctaaccctaaaccctgactcattctggctctctgcaacacatacacatacgcacacacacacatgtacacacgcacacacacacacacgtacacacatgcacacgcacacacacacacacatgcgtgcgtgcatgtgtgtatgtgtgtgtgcatgtgtgtgcgtgtgtgttccagtgtgttgcaGAGGGCCAGAAtgagtcacacacaggcacaccctaaccctaatcctaactgATAACCCTAACTGCTAACCCAAACCCCTAAGCCTaaccccccctaacccctaaccctaacccctaacccctgaaacctaacccctaacccgaaccctaaaccctatccctaacccctaaccctaactctaacccccTCATTCTGGCCCTCtgcaacacgcacgcacacacaggcacaaacacacacatgcacaaacacacatagacacacgcacacacacaaaaacacatgcacacacacacacacgcacacacacgtgcacacacgtacacacacgcacatacacacatgcacatgcacacgtaaatgcatgtgtgtgtacgtgtgtgtgcgtgcttgcatatgtgtgtgtgtgtgtgtacccatgtgtgcgtgcgtgttgcaGAGGGCCAGAATgagtcatacacatgcacaccctaaccctaaccccccctaacccctaaccttaacccctaaaccctaacccctaaccctaactctaacccctGACTCATTCTGGctctctgcaacacacacacacacacacacacacacatgcacacacacacccacacgcacacacacaaacacacatgcacacacacgtacacacgtacaaacacgcacacacacgtgcacagaagcacacacgtacacacacgcacatacacacatgcacatgcacacacgtaaatgcatttgtgtgtgtacatgtgtgtgtgcgtgcatgtgtgtgtgtgtgcttgtgtgtgtgcgtgttgcagAGGGCCAGAAtgactcatacacatgcacaccctaacccctaacccttaacccctaaaccctgaaacctaacccctaacccctgacTCATTCTGGCCCTCtgcaacacgcacacgcacacgcacacgcacacacacacacacatgcacacacacacacaaacacacatgcacacacgtacacacacgcacatacacacatgcacacgtaaatgcatgtgtgtgtgtacgtgtgtgtgcgtgtgtgcatgtgtgtacatgtgtgtgtgtgtgcgtgcatgtgtgtgtgtgtacgtgtgcatgtgtgtgcgtgcgtgttgcaGAGGGCCAGAATgagtcatacacatgcacaccctaaccctaacccttaaccctaaccccccctaacccctaaccttaacccctaaccttaaccctaactctaaccctaactctaacccctGACTCATTCTGGccctctgcaacacacacacacacacacacacccacacgcacacacacaaacacacatgcacacacacgtacacgcgtacaaacacgcacacacacgtgcacacaagcacacacgtacacacacgcacatacacacatgcacatgcacacacgtaaatgcatttgtgtgtgtacatgtgtgtgtgcgtgcatgtgtgtgtgcgtgcatgttgcAGAGGGCCAGAATgagtcatacacatgcacaccctaacccctaaccccccctaacccctaaaccctgaaacctaacccctaacccctgacTCATTCTGGCCCTCtgcaacacgcacgcacacacaggcacacacacacacacacgtacacacacacacacatgcacacacgcacacgcacacacgcacacacacacacacacacgcacacacatacacacacatacacacacacacacacatgcacacacgcacaaacacacatgcacacacgtacacacacgcacatacacacatgcacatgcacacgtaaatgcatgtgtgtgtgtacgtgtgtgtgcgtgtgtgcatgtgtgtacatgtgtgtgtgcgtgcgtgcatgtttgtgtgtgtacgtgtgcatgtgtgtgcgtgcgtgttgcaGAGGGCCAGAATgagtcatacacatgcacaccctaaccctaacccttaaccctaaccccccctaacccctaaccttaacccctaaaccctaaccctaaccctaactctaactCTAACTCTAACCCCTGACTCATTCTGGccctctgcaacacacacacacacacacatacacacacacacccacacacacgcacacacacacacacgcacacacacaaacacacaggcacacacacgtacacacgcacacacacgtgcacacaggcacacacgtacacacatgcacacacattcaaaccgCACCTGGGCCGATTAACCTCCAACATTCCGCCCCTCTACACAGCCGACACCTGGATACGAGATCTTCTGGATCCCTGTCCCACCtccaaaaacagaaatgcaaatcaGCAGTGTCACAGAACCTGTGAACCGGCGCGTCACAGAACCTGTGAACCGGCGCCTCACAGAACCTGTGAACTGGTGCGTCACAGAACCTGTGAACCGGCGCCTCACAGAACCTGTGAACTGGTGCGTCACAGAACCTGTGAACTGGCGCGTCACAGAACCTGTGAACTGGCGTGTCACAGAACCTGCGGGGGTTGGGTCAGGGCGGCTGGCTCACCGGGCCGGATGACGGAGCTCCGTGCGTGGTCTGCCGGCTGTGGAGACGCTGTGGTCCTGGGTGTGATTTGGGCATGGCATTCCTGGGCTGCGCGAGGGTGGGTCTCTTGGCGGTGGTGCGGGTTGGCGGCTGGTACTTCCTGTTGCGCTCAGCCTGCACAGAGTCCTCAGAGCGCTGGACCTGTTCAATCATCTGCAGCTGCTGCACTGCCTGTTTCCGCAGCATCAATGACTCCATCTGCAACACCGCCACCGTTACCACAGCAACCTCACACATGCACCACCAGGCACTGTTACCACGGCAacctcacacacgcaccaccATGCACTGTTACCACGGcaaccttatacacacacaccagcagccgTCGCCATAGCtacctcatacaaacacacactacagtgtgtgtctcagaggtGAGGGGTATGAGCTGTATCTTTCAGAGGTGAGGGTTATGAGTTGTATCTTTCAGGGGTGAGGGGTATGAGCTGTGTCTTTCAGGGGTGAGGGGTATGAGCTGTATCTTTCAGGGGTGAGGGGTATGAGCTGTATCTTTCAGGGGTGAGGGGTATGAGCCGTACCTTCCTGTTCCTCAGCTCCCGggcctctctctgctgtctctctctgttccactcGTGTCGAACCTCCGCCTCAATCATGCGGAGCCGTGAACGCTCCTCCTCCTTCCAGCTCAACAGGGCCTGCAGCAGAGAAGAGCTttttaccacacacaccacacacacacacacacacacacacac from Conger conger chromosome 2, fConCon1.1, whole genome shotgun sequence encodes the following:
- the LOC133113432 gene encoding peroxisomal ATPase PEX6-like, coding for MDMVPAVRWQDVGGLQQVKKEILDTIQLPLERPELLSLGLRRSGLLLYGPPGTGKTLLAKAVATECAMTFLSVKGPELINMYVGQSEQNVREV